In Clupea harengus chromosome 25, Ch_v2.0.2, whole genome shotgun sequence, one genomic interval encodes:
- the LOC105893900 gene encoding integrin beta-1 isoform X2 — protein sequence MDPKFLVLALLGVFCLTQAQLEENECIKANAKSCGACIQVGEKCGWCTDPTFLKQGESTSARCDEVDSLIKRECAKVSIENPRGSLKVTENKNVTNRSKDSHKKLTPDEITQIQPQKLNLNLRSGEAQKFTLKFKRAEDYPIDLYYLMDLSWSMKDDLENVKNLGTDLRREMQSITSDFRIGFGSFVEKTVMPYISTTPAKLLNPCSTDQNCTSPFSYKNVLKLTDKGEQFNQLVSQQQISGNLDSPEGGFDAIMQVAVCGDQIGWRNVTRLLVFSTDAGFHFAGDGKLGGIVLPNDGKCHLENNMYTMSHYYDYPSIAHLVQKLSENNIQTIFAVTNEFQPVYKELQNLIPKSAVGTLSSNSSNVIKLIIDAYNALSSEVILENSKLPEGVSISYISHCKNGVSKTGEEGRKCSNISIGDEVTFDVAITSKGCPLSNKSETVKIKMQGFTEEVEVRLSFICECECHEAGTPNSPECSSGNGTFECGACRCNEGRIGQRCECSTDEVRTEDLDANCRMGNSTDICSNNGDCVCGTCECKKRENPEERYSGKHCECDNFNCDRSNNKLCGGHGRCECRVCYCDANYTGSACDCSLDTSTCLAKNKQICNGRGTCECGVCKCTDPKFQGATCEVCPTCPGVCTEHKECVQCRAFSTGEKKETCELECMYFELEMVKSRDDLPQPGAEPFISHCKERDANDCWFYYTYAVKNDSTKVVHVVEVAECPDGPDIIPIVAGVVAGIVLIGLALLLIWKLLTIIHDRREFAKFEKEKMNAKWDTGENPIYKSAVTTVVNPKYEGK from the exons atggATCCTAAGTTCCTGGTGTTGGCGCTGCTGGGAGTGTTCTGTCTAACCCAAGCTCAACTCG aggAGAATGAGTGCATCAAAGCCAATGCTAAGTCCTGTGGAGCGTGTATCCAGGTGGGAGAGAAGTGCGGCTGGTGTACAGACCCT ACGTTCCTGAAGCAGGGTGAGTCGACATCTGCACGCTGTGACGAGGTGGACTCCCTGATCAAGAGGGAATGTGCCAAGGTCAGCATTGAGAACCCCCGCGGTTCCCTGAAGGTCACGGAGAACAAGAACGTCACCAACCGCAGCAAAGACTCCCACAAGAAACTCACGCCTGATGAGATCACCCAGATCCAGCCTCAGAAGCTCAACCTCAACCTGCGATCAG GAGAGGCTCAGAAGTTCACCCTGAAGTTCAAGCGCGCTGAGGACTACCCTATTGACCTGTACTACCTGATGGACCTCAGCTGGTCCATGAAGGACGATCTGGAGAACGTCAAGAACCTGGGAACGGACCTGAGGCGCGAGATGCAGTCCATCACCTCCGACTTCAGGATTG gCTTTGGTTCGTTCGTGGAGAAGACTGTGATGCCGTACATTAGCACCACGCCGGCGAAGCTGCTGAACCCGTGCAGCACGGACCAGAACTGCACCAGCCCCTTCAGCTACAAGAACGTGCTGAAGCTCACGGACAAGGGCGAACAGTTCAACCAGCTGGTTAGCCAGCAGCAGATCTCTGGAAACCTGGACTCGCCCGAGGGAGGCTTTGATGCCATCATGCAGGTGGCCGTGTGTGGG gaccaGATAGGCTGGAGGAATGTGACTCGGCTGCTGGTCTTCTCCACTGACGCTGGTTTCCACTTCGCTGGCGACGGGAAGCTAGGGGGCATCGTCCTGCCCAACGACGGCAAGTGCCACCTGGAGAACAACATGTACACCATGAGCCACTactac GACTACCCCTCCATAGCCCACCTGGTACAGAAGCTGAGTGAGAACAACATCCAGACCATCTTTGCAGTGACCAATGAGTTCCAGCCTGTCTACAAG GAGTTGCAGAACCTCATCCCCAAGTCTGCAGTGGGAACACTCTCCTCCAACTCCAGCAATGTCATCAAACTCATCATTGATGCCTACAAT GCTCTGTCGTCTGAGGTGATTCTTGAGAACAGTAAGCTTCCTGAAGGCGTGTCCATCTCCTACATCTCCCACTGCAAGAACGGCGTGAGCAAGACCGGGGAGGAGGGCCGCAAGTGCTCCAACATCTCCATTGGAGATGAG gtGACGTTTGATGTGGCCATCACGTCGAAAGGCTGCCCTTTGTCCAATAAGTCTGAGACGGTGAAGATTAAGATGCAGGGCTTcacggaggaggtggaggttcGGCTCAGCTTCATCTGTGAGTGCGAGTGCCACGAAGCCGGCACGCCCAACAGCCCCGAATGCAGCTCAGGAAATGGCACCTTTGAGTGCGGCGCCTGTCG ctgtaaCGAAGGCCGTATCGGGCAGAGGTGTGAGTGCAGCACTGACGAGGTGCGGACGGAGGATCTGGACGCTAACTGCCGCATGGGCAACAGTACAGACATCTGCAGCAACAACGGTGACTGCGTGTGCGGCACGTGTGAGTGCAAGAAGAGGGAGAACCCCGAGGAGCGCTACAGCGGCAAGCACTGCGAGTGTGACAACTTCAACTGCGACCGCTCCAACAACAAGCTCtgtggag GCCACGGGCGGTGTGAGTGCCGTGTGTGTTACTGCGATGCTAACTACACGGGCAGCGCGTGCGACTGCTCTCTGGACACCTCCACCTGTCTGGCCAAGAACAAGCAGATCTGTAACGGCCGCGGGAcctgtgagtgtggggtgtgtaaGTGCACCGACCCCAAGTTCCAGGGAGCCACCTGCGAAGTGTGTCCCACCTGTCCCGGGGTGTGTACTGAGCAcaa ggagtgtgtgcagtgccgTGCCTTCAGTACAGGCGAGAAGAAGGAGACGTGCGAGTTGGAGTGCATGTATTTCGAGCTGGAGATGGTGAAGAGCCGCGATGACCTGCCGCAGCCGGGGGCCGAGCCCTTCATCTCACACTGCAAGGAGCGGGACGCCAATGACTGCTGGTTCTACTACACCTACGCCGTCAAGAACGACAGCACCAAGGTCGTCCATGTGGTGGAGGTCGCAG AGTGCCCTGACGGCCCTGACATCATCCCCATTGTGGCGGGCGTGGTGGCAGGGattgttctgattggtctgGCCCTGCTGCTCATCTGGAAGCTTCTCACCATCATCCACGACCGCCGCGAGTTTGCCAAGtttgagaaggagaagatgaaTGCCAAGTGGGACACg
- the LOC105893900 gene encoding integrin beta-1 isoform X1, which produces MDPKFLVLALLGVFCLTQAQLEENECIKANAKSCGACIQVGEKCGWCTDPTFLKQGESTSARCDEVDSLIKRECAKVSIENPRGSLKVTENKNVTNRSKDSHKKLTPDEITQIQPQKLNLNLRSGEAQKFTLKFKRAEDYPIDLYYLMDLSWSMKDDLENVKNLGTDLRREMQSITSDFRIGFGSFVEKTVMPYISTTPAKLLNPCSTDQNCTSPFSYKNVLKLTDKGEQFNQLVSQQQISGNLDSPEGGFDAIMQVAVCGDQIGWRNVTRLLVFSTDAGFHFAGDGKLGGIVLPNDGKCHLENNMYTMSHYYDYPSIAHLVQKLSENNIQTIFAVTNEFQPVYKELQNLIPKSAVGTLSSNSSNVIKLIIDAYNALSSEVILENSKLPEGVSISYISHCKNGVSKTGEEGRKCSNISIGDEVTFDVAITSKGCPLSNKSETVKIKMQGFTEEVEVRLSFICECECHEAGTPNSPECSSGNGTFECGACRCNEGRIGQRCECSTDEVRTEDLDANCRMGNSTDICSNNGDCVCGTCECKKRENPEERYSGKHCECDNFNCDRSNNKLCGGHGRCECRVCYCDANYTGSACDCSLDTSTCLAKNKQICNGRGTCECGVCKCTDPKFQGATCEVCPTCPGVCTEHKECVQCRAFSTGEKKETCELECMYFELEMVKSRDDLPQPGAEPFISHCKERDANDCWFYYTYAVKNDSTKVVHVVEVAECPDGPDIIPIVAGVVAGIVLIGLALLLIWKLLTIIHDRREFAKFEKEKMNAKWDTQENPIYKSPINKFQNPSYGRKGGAL; this is translated from the exons atggATCCTAAGTTCCTGGTGTTGGCGCTGCTGGGAGTGTTCTGTCTAACCCAAGCTCAACTCG aggAGAATGAGTGCATCAAAGCCAATGCTAAGTCCTGTGGAGCGTGTATCCAGGTGGGAGAGAAGTGCGGCTGGTGTACAGACCCT ACGTTCCTGAAGCAGGGTGAGTCGACATCTGCACGCTGTGACGAGGTGGACTCCCTGATCAAGAGGGAATGTGCCAAGGTCAGCATTGAGAACCCCCGCGGTTCCCTGAAGGTCACGGAGAACAAGAACGTCACCAACCGCAGCAAAGACTCCCACAAGAAACTCACGCCTGATGAGATCACCCAGATCCAGCCTCAGAAGCTCAACCTCAACCTGCGATCAG GAGAGGCTCAGAAGTTCACCCTGAAGTTCAAGCGCGCTGAGGACTACCCTATTGACCTGTACTACCTGATGGACCTCAGCTGGTCCATGAAGGACGATCTGGAGAACGTCAAGAACCTGGGAACGGACCTGAGGCGCGAGATGCAGTCCATCACCTCCGACTTCAGGATTG gCTTTGGTTCGTTCGTGGAGAAGACTGTGATGCCGTACATTAGCACCACGCCGGCGAAGCTGCTGAACCCGTGCAGCACGGACCAGAACTGCACCAGCCCCTTCAGCTACAAGAACGTGCTGAAGCTCACGGACAAGGGCGAACAGTTCAACCAGCTGGTTAGCCAGCAGCAGATCTCTGGAAACCTGGACTCGCCCGAGGGAGGCTTTGATGCCATCATGCAGGTGGCCGTGTGTGGG gaccaGATAGGCTGGAGGAATGTGACTCGGCTGCTGGTCTTCTCCACTGACGCTGGTTTCCACTTCGCTGGCGACGGGAAGCTAGGGGGCATCGTCCTGCCCAACGACGGCAAGTGCCACCTGGAGAACAACATGTACACCATGAGCCACTactac GACTACCCCTCCATAGCCCACCTGGTACAGAAGCTGAGTGAGAACAACATCCAGACCATCTTTGCAGTGACCAATGAGTTCCAGCCTGTCTACAAG GAGTTGCAGAACCTCATCCCCAAGTCTGCAGTGGGAACACTCTCCTCCAACTCCAGCAATGTCATCAAACTCATCATTGATGCCTACAAT GCTCTGTCGTCTGAGGTGATTCTTGAGAACAGTAAGCTTCCTGAAGGCGTGTCCATCTCCTACATCTCCCACTGCAAGAACGGCGTGAGCAAGACCGGGGAGGAGGGCCGCAAGTGCTCCAACATCTCCATTGGAGATGAG gtGACGTTTGATGTGGCCATCACGTCGAAAGGCTGCCCTTTGTCCAATAAGTCTGAGACGGTGAAGATTAAGATGCAGGGCTTcacggaggaggtggaggttcGGCTCAGCTTCATCTGTGAGTGCGAGTGCCACGAAGCCGGCACGCCCAACAGCCCCGAATGCAGCTCAGGAAATGGCACCTTTGAGTGCGGCGCCTGTCG ctgtaaCGAAGGCCGTATCGGGCAGAGGTGTGAGTGCAGCACTGACGAGGTGCGGACGGAGGATCTGGACGCTAACTGCCGCATGGGCAACAGTACAGACATCTGCAGCAACAACGGTGACTGCGTGTGCGGCACGTGTGAGTGCAAGAAGAGGGAGAACCCCGAGGAGCGCTACAGCGGCAAGCACTGCGAGTGTGACAACTTCAACTGCGACCGCTCCAACAACAAGCTCtgtggag GCCACGGGCGGTGTGAGTGCCGTGTGTGTTACTGCGATGCTAACTACACGGGCAGCGCGTGCGACTGCTCTCTGGACACCTCCACCTGTCTGGCCAAGAACAAGCAGATCTGTAACGGCCGCGGGAcctgtgagtgtggggtgtgtaaGTGCACCGACCCCAAGTTCCAGGGAGCCACCTGCGAAGTGTGTCCCACCTGTCCCGGGGTGTGTACTGAGCAcaa ggagtgtgtgcagtgccgTGCCTTCAGTACAGGCGAGAAGAAGGAGACGTGCGAGTTGGAGTGCATGTATTTCGAGCTGGAGATGGTGAAGAGCCGCGATGACCTGCCGCAGCCGGGGGCCGAGCCCTTCATCTCACACTGCAAGGAGCGGGACGCCAATGACTGCTGGTTCTACTACACCTACGCCGTCAAGAACGACAGCACCAAGGTCGTCCATGTGGTGGAGGTCGCAG AGTGCCCTGACGGCCCTGACATCATCCCCATTGTGGCGGGCGTGGTGGCAGGGattgttctgattggtctgGCCCTGCTGCTCATCTGGAAGCTTCTCACCATCATCCACGACCGCCGCGAGTTTGCCAAGtttgagaaggagaagatgaaTGCCAAGTGGGACACg caagAGAACCCCATATACAAGAGTCCTATAAACAAGTTCCAAAACCCCAGCTACGGCCGCAAGGGTGGCGCCCTCTAG